The Polaromonas sp. JS666 genome has a segment encoding these proteins:
- a CDS encoding carboxymuconolactone decarboxylase family protein, whose translation MYSSLCPWKHNGAAAADANGKRYTLSSVATLPNLFRVVANSPAALQGYIDFNSAASKGKLSAQTRERVALAVAEINSCGYCLAAHTYLAGNVAKLDEAEIVANRKGASSDPKADSHTPQRRNDRGYRRRRRSRWSTRRGLRTRWCGSDPGACQRIASIVKNTASSFEDIHRVRRPVNKASRKRLSRRWFRRVGLA comes from the coding sequence GTGTATTCGAGTTTGTGTCCCTGGAAGCATAACGGTGCCGCCGCAGCTGACGCCAATGGCAAACGCTATACGCTGAGCTCGGTGGCAACATTACCCAACCTGTTTCGCGTCGTTGCAAACAGCCCGGCTGCGTTACAAGGCTACATTGATTTCAACAGCGCGGCGTCTAAGGGGAAACTCAGCGCCCAAACACGCGAACGCGTTGCATTGGCAGTTGCAGAGATCAACAGCTGTGGCTACTGCCTAGCAGCCCATACCTACTTGGCAGGCAACGTCGCCAAGCTCGACGAGGCTGAGATTGTCGCCAACCGTAAGGGCGCATCGAGTGATCCCAAGGCTGATAGCCATACGCCACAACGACGAAACGATCGCGGCTATAGGCGTCGGAGGCGCTCCAGGTGGAGCACTCGACGAGGTTTGCGCACACGCTGGTGTGGTTCGGATCCAGGAGCGTGTCAACGCATTGCATCAATAGTCAAAAACACCGCTTCGAGTTTTGAGGATATACACCGCGTCCGTCGTCCCGTGAACAAAGCGTCCCGAAAACGGCTTTCGAGGCGATGGTTTCGAAGAGTCGGTCTGGCCTGA
- a CDS encoding DNA/RNA non-specific endonuclease translates to MSVGLAAQAASGFAECPEFFAHGQPPAAPKQPAQRELCYEAFAVLHSGETKTPVYVAQRLSRKSIEDADEKRTNKFFADARLPRRERAELEDYKRSGYSRGHMAPAGDMPTAQAMAQSFSLANVVPQARQHNSGAWAKIERDTRKYAGRARGDVYVLTGPVFGPSSETIGDNRVRVPKYLFKLVYDAERNRAWAHWQENGDDTQASRPISYEELVRRTGVEFLPAVAGVR, encoded by the coding sequence ATGTCAGTGGGCTTGGCAGCCCAGGCCGCCAGTGGTTTTGCGGAGTGTCCAGAGTTCTTTGCTCATGGGCAGCCACCTGCAGCACCGAAGCAACCTGCACAAAGAGAGCTTTGCTACGAAGCCTTCGCAGTCCTTCACAGCGGTGAAACCAAGACCCCGGTTTACGTCGCCCAGCGCCTGAGCCGGAAAAGCATCGAGGATGCCGACGAAAAGCGCACCAACAAGTTCTTTGCTGATGCCCGACTGCCACGCCGGGAGCGGGCGGAGCTGGAAGATTACAAGCGATCGGGCTACTCACGCGGGCACATGGCCCCTGCGGGAGATATGCCCACGGCGCAGGCGATGGCACAGAGCTTTTCCTTGGCCAATGTGGTGCCCCAGGCCAGACAGCACAACTCGGGCGCGTGGGCCAAGATCGAGCGAGACACTCGCAAGTACGCAGGACGGGCGCGAGGCGACGTGTATGTACTCACCGGGCCGGTGTTTGGCCCGAGCAGCGAAACCATCGGTGACAACCGGGTGCGGGTGCCCAAGTACCTGTTCAAGTTGGTCTATGACGCCGAGCGCAACCGCGCCTGGGCGCATTGGCAGGAGAACGGGGATGACACACAGGCATCCAGGCCAATCAGCTACGAGGAGCTGGTGAGGCGGACCGGTGTGGAGTTCTTGCCAGCGGTGGCCGGTGTGCGATGA